In Edaphobacter aggregans, the sequence TCTCTCTCTCTGCCCTCCCAGACGGAGTGCAGAATCAAGGCAACTTCACTCGCGACCGTATTTCGCTCACCGACACCTCATCATCCTCGTCCGCACGGAGCGAACTGGGCAATACCCGCAGCTACATCCTGCTCAACTCCATTGGCTCTAATACCCTTGCCGATGGCAAGTACCTCTACAACCCAGCCACCAGCCAGATCGAAGTCCAATGGATCCAGGGGATCGGCAGCGAAAAGGCCGCTGCCCCACAAGGCCGCCTTATGGCAACCGTCATCAACGGCATCCTCAGCCGAAGACTCCCATGGTCTCTCGTCCTCCTCGGCGTAGCCCTCGTTATCATGGTCGAACTCCTCGGCATACGCTCCCTTACCCTCGCCGTGGGGGCCTACCTCTCTATCGGGACCACCCTCGCCATTTTTGCCGGCGGAGTCATGCGCTGGCTCGTCGATCGCGCCGCGCAAAAGCAGTTCGAAAAGGAAGCTGAGCGCGAACATCAGGAATCCCTTGATCTGTGGCATCGTGACCGCGACGCATGGCTCGCTTCGCACCCAGACTTCGATCCCACCAACCCAGCTCACGTAGATTCCGCAACTGGGCTGCCGAACAACATCACCCTCCGAAGCCCCGAGGTGGAATCCGAGATCAGTTCCGGTTCACTCTACGCCTCCGGCCTCATCGCTGCCGGAGGCCTCGTTGGTCTGATGGGCGTCGCTATCAAAGCCGTGGAAGGCATCTCCGAACAGCGTGGAGGCCACTGGCAGTTTGTGCGATTCAGCGAACACAATCCACTCCACCACGACCTCGTCAGCGTCCTCATGTTCGCCATGCTAGCCTTTAGTCTCTACTACTTCGCAAGAAAACCATTGGACGAATCCAAAAAGGTCTAACCCGATGAAGCGTCTCCCGTTCGTACTCGTCCTTCTGCTTATTCTTCCCACACTAGCCCACGCCGACGACGCCTCCCGGCGCGCCAAAGTCGAAGAGATGATCAGTGCCACCAAAATGGATCAGATGATGAGTCAGATGCTGGATCAGATGTCCGAACGAATGAAGACTATGACCAGCCAGCAGACTGCCAATCTCAACATGTCCGTCGATCAGCGCAAAGTCTTCGACGACTATCAGGCCCATGTCAACCAGATCATGGCAGATTCCCTCTCATGGGAAAAGATGAAGCCGCTCATCATTACTGTCTACAGCGAAACCTACACCGACGAAGAACTCGACGGCATCCTCGCCTTCTACCGCACCCCCGCGGGTCAGGCTCTCATCGCCAAATCACCACAGGTCTTGGCAAAGACAATGGATCTCGTGCAAAAGCAAATGCAGGACATTCAACCCAAAATCCAGCAGGCCACGCAGGACTTCACCCACCAGATGAAACAGCTAAACTCAACCGCACCTGCAAAACCCTAACCCACCTCTTCTCATTCCCACCGAAACCGGATGCCCCACATCTCGATTCTGAGATGTGGGCATTGCGCAAAAATGCGACCGCCTTTCTCCCTTGAGAGACGTGACCTCAGCTCAGCCTCTCCGTACTGATGGCCTCATCATGCCTCTCAATCAACGCTGATTCCTTAGGCTTCAATCCACGCAGCGTCTCCAGCAACTTCGCCGGATGGAACGACTCCAGATGAAAGTCTGCTCTCGGGCATCCATCGAATCCAGGAAAAGCAATGACGACAACTGGGATCTTCGGCTGTATCGCCTTCAGCTCCTCCGTCAGTTCCTCCGCAGAGATATCGTCGATCCCCCCATCCAGCACCACCCCATCCACCGCCGGAAAGCGTTTGAATACCTCCAACGCCTCCCTGCCGCTATACGCCGTAAGCACATTGAACTTAGCGGTCTCGATCACCAGCTTTCGCGTCGAGATGCTCCCAGGAAACTCGCGGTCGATCACAAGAAAGCAAGGTCTGATCATGCCGAAGATTATCTATTACCACTCTGACGTCTGCCTAATCAGCGAAAAAACCTGTCAAGCCCCCAAACAGCAAATCCCCGCGCCAATCAAGCCGATTCGCGTGGCGTAGTAATTCCACTCGATCCGCTACACTGAATACAGAGATAGAAAAGCCCCGGTCAAACCACCGGGGCTTTCCTTTTTTTCAGCCAATCAACACCTAAGCCATTTGAATGGAATACTTTGCAGTATAGACACCCCTAAAATCAATACTTTACGAGGAGGTCCGAACCTAAGCCAAATGATTCTAATACTTTAGAACCTAAGGCATGGGTAGGGGTACAACCGAGAGATCACCGCGAACTCTGAGCCAGCGGAAGGGCAAACGAGAACACCGACCCCTGCCCCGCCTGGCTGGTCACCTCAATCGACCCGCCATGCGCCTCCACAATCGCCTTGGCGATCGCCAGGCCCATCCCGGTGCCCTGAACCCGATACCGCTGCCCTTGGCCGCGGTAAAACTTGTCGAAGATCATCATCCTCTCAAAATCATCGACACCCGCGCCGCGATCCGCAACGCTGGTCACTAGCCGACCCTTCGCCACTTCGGCACTAATAAAAATTGGAGCCCCCTCAACCGAGTACTTCGCAGCATTCTCCAACAGATGCTGCAACACCTTCGCGATGCGCTCCAGATCCATCTCCACCCTGGGCAGCGAGTCTGGCAGCCGAACGTCAACCGGATGCGTCCGCAGCGGCACCTGCACCGCCTCCAG encodes:
- a CDS encoding DUF2059 domain-containing protein — its product is MKRLPFVLVLLLILPTLAHADDASRRAKVEEMISATKMDQMMSQMLDQMSERMKTMTSQQTANLNMSVDQRKVFDDYQAHVNQIMADSLSWEKMKPLIITVYSETYTDEELDGILAFYRTPAGQALIAKSPQVLAKTMDLVQKQMQDIQPKIQQATQDFTHQMKQLNSTAPAKP
- a CDS encoding response regulator; amino-acid sequence: MIRPCFLVIDREFPGSISTRKLVIETAKFNVLTAYSGREALEVFKRFPAVDGVVLDGGIDDISAEELTEELKAIQPKIPVVVIAFPGFDGCPRADFHLESFHPAKLLETLRGLKPKESALIERHDEAISTERLS